The Hippoglossus hippoglossus isolate fHipHip1 chromosome 2, fHipHip1.pri, whole genome shotgun sequence DNA segment CCTTGGAAACATCCAAGCAAGTGGTCGTGCAGGAGcccagagaggagaggacagcgAGAGAACAAAGGATGCAGAGCTGGTGCAGGCGTGCCGGCAGATGTGGGGTGATGTGCACTCTGTCTGATCATTGATGTGGGGGGGGAAGGGGCTTCGAAGTCTCAGCCTGCAGCCTCCTGGGCGACGTCAGAGCTTCAGAGGCGGCAGGGAAAGCCTCAAGATGGCTGCGGATCAGGAGGGACAAGCGCTGGACTAATGTCTCTTGGACACAAGCTGGGGAACTTGTCACTCCCGGGCCGGGTCGTCCGGGTCAGGGTGTGAGAAGACCCCTGGCATGATCACTGATAAAGTGTCCAGCTGCATCAATACATGCATGTAACAGCCAGCCAGTGATGTTAACTCCACTTAAAGAGAAATGACACTGTTTTCAAATCTgacaaaataagatttaaactaaataaaatgtggTAATGGAAGTGACGGACCTCGTGCCTGGGAACCCGCCCCTCTAAGTGGGGGGGTCTGCAATTGGAGGCTTTTGCATTGTTTTCTAaccaactttttaaaatgatacTCACTCCCAATGTCCAACATGTTCATACGCAGGATGTTCTGGCTTAAGAAACATCTCCCTCTTTgtaaactttatatttttctcaGTTTATATGAATGCTGTCCCCTCTGTTAAGTATATACGCTGATCCACAGTCTGACAAGGACCACGTCTGTGCCTGAAATCACTTGTTTACTGTATCGTGCACTCCACATATTTCAGAATCCATGTCAGAGTGTGTAAATTAATTCACTATAGCATGAGCATGAGGCTGTATGATTCTCAAAGGTGCTTTGTCCGTCGGCACAGTATCATGCTGGTGTGTGTAATCCAAGCATGAAGAGTTAAATCAGCCCCGTGGTGCCTGATGTGTGATGAACCCGTCGGAGCGCCCCCAGCTGTCCGCCGACATCATCTGCCCTCCTGCTTAATGACGGCGGTCAGTTTCCTGGAGGCTCATTCGCGCGCCTAATTGTTTTAGCGCGACCTGGTTGGTGCGAGTGCAAATATGTGTCACGGATACATTTAATACAGTAAGAATTTATGACAACGACCCggcagcagaggaaaaacatcCCATCGCCTCGAGTTTGACCTTTCGCTGACCTTTCCACGCTAATGAATTATTCATCAAAACCAGCTCAGCGTTGACGCCATCAGAACTCCATCTCTTCATCCTGCCTCTTTACCATAAACAATGTATAGGTATAGTCGGTATAGGTGGGTCTGAGGCAGGAGGGTGATCATCCGAGCATGTGATGAAACCAAAGAGACAGctgacagtgaacacatcaaTACACATCAGCTCCATGTGGGGGACTTGTTCAGCTTCTCGGCTCGGATGTGTGTCCACCTCCTGAATCTTTCATCGTCCCCAGCTCTGCTCTCTCATGATATATGTGcgatatttgtgtttctgttgtttgaagAATCATTTCATCCTCCAACGggctgaacagcagcagcactgtccGCTGAGATTAGCTGATACGTTACCTTTGGGCGGTGAGTGTGAGAACCCATTCCGCTCTATCAGACTGTATCAGAGTCACATGACTGTCGCCTTTCGAGCTGAGAATCCGACGGCGACTCTGATCTTCTGGTGTTTTGAATGGGAACTGAAAGCGCAGGTTAGCAGGGGCATTATGGGCCGCGGCAAACCGCTGAGCCTCTTTCCAACACCCTTTGTGCACGAGGCCGTCGCCACAATGCCGCCTGCTGTCAATCAGTGGGAAGTAGCGGAGGAGTTTCTTACAGCGTTCTGCTTGAGAAGCTGCAAACAGATACCATGGTGGCATCAGAGACAATGCTGCAATTCAAGGGTTCAACTCTCTTTTCAAAAACCATCGCTGCTTGAGTTTTATCGAGCCGTGCAAGATGAGCACTGCAACatacctccatccctccacctaGCATTTCTGGTAGCTTAGtttcccatccactaacatggatgaagCCGGGTTTAAGATAATAACATATATCATAACAGTCAGATTGTGGAAGATGGTTTCATTCGTAGTCCAGCTGTTTtcccacatttataaaacacagaaacacaatttaACATGAGCTGTAGGTCTCACCGCTCATTCTCATCCTCACTTGAGTCAACTTGTCTGTTTTCATCTTCTGTGCACGACAGATGTATTTTTACACACGTCCAGGGAGCGCTCCCTGTCGACACCGCCGCCGTAATCCAAACAGACAGCGCTGTGAGACCCTGGCAAGGTTTTACGTGCCTTCACAAATGTCACCCTACCTTGCCTCTGGTCCCTGAAATGTGATGaggcgcagacacacacacacacacacacgctctcacacacacacgtacatgcacTAATTGCCACGCGGATGCACACGAGGACGGAAGTTTTAGTTATTCAAACATTTCTCGCAGGCCTGGCTCATCCAGAGGCAGAGGTGATCTCATTGGCTGAGTTAAATGTCAGTGGGCTGGGGTGAACAGAAAGAGCGTTGGACTGCCGGCTGGTTAAGAGACGAAAGGTGAGGGAGGAGACGCTCTTGTGAATTCCAACACTGctcaaacatataaaatattataaatgatCCTGTTACTTCTTGTTCTTCCAGCCCACAGCTCTTTGGAGACCTTCCACCACCACGAAGCCTCGAAAGGAAATTTACTAAAGCTGCTCATATCTACCCACGACAGTCGACGACTAAAGATGAGAAGCTGCTTTTCTCTCAATTCGAAGATTCATACTTTTTCATAAACTGCAATGACTTTTAAAGGATAAACCTGCAACTTAAATGCAAATCTGCGAATCTGAAACGACAACGCTGCCCCACATCTGGAGAAAGGGGCACTTTAGCTCTAATCTGCTACATGCACATCAGTGTTTGACATTGAAGTGAGGGTGAACTTCTGCACCAATGCTTTTGTCTAACTCATGGCATCGCTCAGGAGGTGAAACTAGTCCCACGAGTAATCAGACGGTTCCTCTTTCCATCGCCATCTCCTCCAGAGAGGGttttgaagtgtccttgagcaagaccCCGAGCCCCTGACTGCTCCTTAGCTGCATTAAGAACGACTGGACGAGAGGTGAATGGACCAGAAAAAAGTGATTAACGTTCCAAGTCTGATCAGTGCTGCCAACCGTCTGGCTCTACCACACTCGGATCTGAGCTGTGGTGCAAGAAATGCAAATCTTTCCACGTGGCGACATTTCAAATATGTAGTTTCCATGAAGTCAAGTGTCTGGGTactctgtggagctgctgcttttgCTTGTGGTCAGTGGCGGCAAAGAAATCCTATTTGGGTTGAATACCATGAATTCGTTTGGAGGTTTTGAGACCTGTTCAGATGAAAACGGTGGAAAATTGAATGCGTCGCTGCAGAGTGAGAACATGCAACATTTCTCTTAGGTTTTTCATCTCTTTCCAGGATGGTCAGAAATAGGCGTGCATTCATATTTGTATTGAAAGCTGCTGCATCAATCTTCTCTGGCTGATGGGAGGAGAGCCAGTGTTCGAGCCCTACAGAGGAGACTTGCATTCATGATATGTAAAGATATGTAAAATGGCATAAATGATCAGGGTGCCACGTGCCAGAGTGTTCTCTCATGCAAACTGTGTTGTAATCATCTTCCTCATAATTACTGCGTGCCTGAATATTAATGAAGCCTCTGCTGCATAGAGGAGCTGTTTCCAGGTGGGTGTTACccaacaaagacaaactgagtaAATAGTGATCAAGGATCTCAGGTCTGCAGTGTGTCAGGTTCTGCCTCAGCAGCCGAGTATCAGTCGGTGCcggtgctgcagcttcaccccGGGGCCCTCAATACATACACATAATTTTATGCGCAGTGTGtaacagcagacacacacacacacacacacacacacacacacacacacacacacacacacacacacacaccgctacCTCATTAGTGACTGCAGCCCCGAGGCTTACAAGTGGGAAAAGGCCTAATTGCACAGTTCAGCAGCACTGACAGTGCTCGGAGCGTTTTGGAACAGACTCGAGCATCAGGTACAGACACCTGCAGTAATATTCTGCTATTTCTGACCCCTACTGCTAAGTTCGGCTCAAAGTAAGTCACTGGAACTTTGTGGAGCTCAATGTAGCTGCGTCTCGATTCAGGGGTCGCGTGCTTTGGAGGCTGCGTTTGAAGACCGCTCTTTCCTTTCATCACTTTACTTTTCTAAATCAGCCAAGCATGAATATGTTTTTGCAACATTTCTGCCTCTTATATTTTAATATCTTGCTTTTCCTCTTAATGAGCAAATTAAAACTGTGCATAAAAGGAGGTGGATGCCATATCTTTGGTAGAATGAATCAACCAgcatctttttgtttctgtagAAAACACCCAGAACTCATCTCTGTTTGTTGCACTTGCCGGAGCCTCTTTGATGACTTTCTTAAGAGATTATTATAAAACTCACCGTCCTCCAAACTTGCACCTGGTGCTTATTTGTTAAAATGGGTTCCAAAATGCTCCGAGCGTTGTCGGCAGTGCTGAACTGTTCAATTATTTCCCAAGTGCAAGCCTGGGGTTTACAGCCACTAATGAGGCAGCACTGTGTATGCGCTCTTATTCTGTTTTCATATAATTATGTGTTATTTCAGGAGGGGCTCTTCATGTATTTTGCATTAGTGCCCACAGTGACTTAGTGGGTTCAATCAGGGAAGACGGCACAAGTTCAAAAATgcattaatatgaatattagcCCCATCAGTGAAGTCAATGTATAGGATAAGACCCTTTAAATTACAAACACTTGCTGGTTCCAGTTCATCATCTGTAAAAGTGTTCTGCCTTTCTCTGTTTTATGCAGCTGTGAACTCAATATGTTTCAAAATGGACTGACAGTCCCACAAGCAATactttcatcattttaattaatagtaaaaataattGCAAGGTGCATCTTGAAtgtcagtgaagctgcagatcatctcactataaaaaaaagaaaagtcttgAATTTCCAGCAGTGACTTTCTTCGATGCTCTTCACCTCAGAGATGGCCTGAGGTGAAGAATTCATTTGCCAGCTGCTTTAGGATGCTGGTACATgtttatctgtatgtgtgtgtgtgtgtgtgtgtgtgtgtgtgtgtgtgtgtgtgtgtgtgtgtgtgtgtgtgtgtgtgtgtgtgtgtacatcccCCACAGGGGCTCCATCTTGGGTAGATGCTGGGTTGCTGTTACAAATGATCCTGTGGGAGACTCACTGACAGCCTGGCTCTTTGCAGCTCCACATATGGttcggaacacacacacaaacacacacagacacacagacacacacacacggacgcaTCACGTTGCTGCAGCTGCCCACAGTGAGTGAGGCATGTTGGTCCCGGGGTAAACTCCCACTGCAAATCCTGTCAGCTCAGAGAAAGTGTCAATCAGCATGTCCCAGTCAGCTAAAGAGATGTGTGCACGCCAGCAAAATACACTTGACTGGTCGTCCTTGTCCTTCACGGCCTCTGACGGCAAATAACTCTGTTCtatttttccactttttaaaactttatcgATCGAGGGTGGTGAATTTGCTGAGCATGGTTCTCTGCAGACTCCCTCGTGGGAACTGTCCAGTACAAACACACCAGGTCTTTAATCAAGTGAAGTGAAAGTCATCAAAGTTGTTCAAATGGCATTGAAAACATATATGTtcaacatatataaaaaaataaaggccTTTGTCGTCACTGTACAAGAGCAGTACAATCCAATAAGAGATGTTCccaaaaaccacaacacaaatacagccTCAGTCTGGTATCGATCCAGTGGATACACATTCTCAACCAATCGTGCatcaggctcagctgtcaatgaCGTTTCACACAATTTTTGTATcaaaattactaattaaaaccaaacctactgGGAAAATAAACCCTTGAACATACACCAGTGAGAGGAGAACTGCCCCGAATTACAGAAAGCTGCTTAGGGACATTGTATTTGACCTGTCCACGATCATGGAGGAGAACAGGTTGACgacctgcactgcagccagcGATCAatacgctttggcttcacttctggggagctgacatgtcgtccatcttcatacacagtctCTGTGGCGTCATCTTGATTTATACACCCGGGCGATCAGGTGACACAGCGGGTATTGATAAgttattgtttatatatatatatgatgaaAACTGTAAGTACTCCATTACAAGtcagaaatatacaaataaaatcctcATTGAATTTAAAGGCCTCACAGGAGCTGATGTAATTCTGTCCAGGGTGGTATTTTGTTATCTTGTCctttgctgccatcttgtggacAAACGGGAAAATGCAGCCTGATGCGCATTAAACAATAGGTTGTTTTATTGTCATAATtagaatattaaaaataacacaatttcaCACAGAGGCAGGTGAAGTGTTCAAGCTTCgtttctttctgctgcatttaTTTAGCAAAAACTTAAAAAGATGTGCTTGTATAATCGCGCTGGGGTCTTTTTGTCCCTCACGACTTCCCGTagttttctttatgttgttgCGAAAGCTTATTGTGCGACAGAAACAGGTCTGAACAACGTGTTCTATGTCTAATCTAACCTCGTTAACTCgttgatatttgtattttcttacaCAGATTTGAAAGAGTATCGCTGTCTGCGTTGTTGCGTGTCAGTTGTGTAACGTGTCGACGTATTTAAGCGCGTTTAAACACCGTtggaaaaagggggaaagtGTCCCATCAGCTGATCGGCTAGCTGCACCGAGCTAACAGCCGCAGCTAGCTTGCGTGcctcctttttgtttcctcgtgtgttaaaagtttaaatactGTGGTCACCTTTGAAGTATCAGGCTCGATCCTGCCTGTTTCCACTGCCCCCGTTAAAGACACACACGCGAGTCCATTGCATCACTACAGCTGCTAACTCCAGCTAACTCCAGCTAGCTGCAGGTTAGCTTGTTGTTGTCATGCCTgaagctgtgttttgttttcatttgctccaGTAACAGTCACTTCACTGTCACGCAGGTTAACGAGGTTACAGCTGAAGACACAGATCAAGATGTCCAGCAGCGTAAGTATCTCAACTTctaatgtttgataaatgatcTGAGACTTACAGAGATATTCACTGTGTGGAGATAACTTTAGAATCAGGCAATAACATCAGTGCAGCTTACAAATGTCAATTTGAAGGTTTGTTTACAGAATTAAATTGACCTTTGCTTGTGCTGCAGTGCTGTAATGAAACACTTGAAAAGGATCGTgtgctgtttgcatgtgttggtCTTTCATAAGCTGCAGTTGGCTGAAGACAGACGGTCTCTTGTCTCTGCAGGTGCTGTGTGGTCGGGGCAGGTGGATCCTGTCTCAGGCTGCGGGCCGTCAGGCACTAGCTGCTCTCAGGGTCGGCAGAACCAGAACCTTCTCCGCCGCAAGCTCAGACGAGCCGTATATAAGTGTATCTCCCACAGACTCAGGTGAGGAAGTCATACTGGAAGTTAAGCTCCATTTTGTTGAAGAGTAAGGGTTGTGGGTTTAGCAGATGTTAAGCAAAACAAAGCCTCAGACGGGCGACACCCACCAATGTCCTTGCTGTGTCCTCTCCAGGCCCCAGGACTGTGTGGCCCGATGAGAACATGGGACCATTCGGACCTCAGGACCAGCGCTTCCAGTTACCAGGCAACGTTGGGTTTGACTGCCACCTGGAAGGCATGGCGGACCAAAAGAAGGCGCCAGTCCACAGGACGGTACCTGACGTGCTGACGGCGCCGAGCAGCATAGAGCGACACCAGTTCATACTGGCCCAGTTCGTCAGTGAGTTCCAAGTAagtctttgtgtatttcttaCTCTTTGCCGACAGGGCCTTAGTTAGCATTGTAGACACTGAGGtcatttatttgctttaaaagtaaaaagtgaaagaaggcTTCTGTTAATGGAGTAAAAAAACGAATTTCAGGGCTCAAAGCTGCTttgttaatgtgttgtgttgatttttattgtgtttttctggaacgtgtgtctgtgtgtgttcaccaggGCAAACTGGGTCCTTTATCTTTGAGAGTCCACAAAGCTGAGCAGTATTTTacccagacagacacagactgctACATCAATTCCTGCCCTGAGCTGTTGAGGAAAGGTAAACAAAGTGAAATCCTCCTACACAGAGACTCATAACCTAAAGTCAAGAAAACTACGATGCCTTTGTAGAAaactcaatgtgtgtgtgtgtgtgtgtgtgtgtgtgtgtgtgtgtgtgtgtgtgtgtgtgtgtgtgtgtgtgtgtgtgtgtgtgtgtgtgtgtgtgtgtgtgtgtgtgtgtgtgtgtcagatctGGAGCTGCTCTTTCCCTCTGCACCCACCACGTCCATCACAGTTGTGACGGTGACCCAGAGGAGCATTGGCTGTGAGGAGCCAGTGGAGGAGCCGGACAAagatcagctgctgcacagagtcAGTCCTCCAGCATTAAAAGTCCTGAAACGTGAGCTGCATCAAACTGAAGCAGCTGTtgattgtgttttctctcctgacTGCAGTTTGTGAGCGGAGCCAAAGAGATGTGCTTCGCTCTGTGGACTGCAGGATACTGGGCCGACTTCATCGACCCAACAACAGGAACAGCTGTGAGttattctgtgtgtttcctATTGTGCTGGTTGTTTGGTATTCAGTCTTGATGCCGgtccctgtctctctgttgaACTGAATGAAGGCCACTgttatattattcatatttctaaacttttattcaaaagACAACTGTGTGATTCTTTCCGCGTCATGTTTCCCTGCAGTTCTTTGCGTCTCCATCAAGTCAGACCCAACTGCAAACAGACGCGGACCTGAGGGAGCTGGGCTTTCACATCGAGGTGTCGGGCTCCTGCACGGTGATCCGCCACATCATGAGAGGAACGCCTTTGTTTGTCGGGACTGTTTTCACTAACGCGCCTACGTACAGCAGCGCCATCGCCAGACTACAAGGACTTTCAAATATACTGGATGAGGATGAataggcttttttttctttagaatATTTTATACCGAGTGAAATCCAAACAAATGACCTTTATTTATGGTTTGAAGAAGCTGTGAAGAAGGATGTGAATGTACAGTAGTGTCGGTACATGGGTTGTATCAGTGGAAGGTTTGTCTCAATGCAATACATGGCAGCCGGGCCAGTGTTTTATTACTAAGGACTTGAATGAGACTCTGACATTTCAAACCCGGCTTATCTCACACTACATCCAGGGAGAAACACACTCGGTGCACAATGTGATATTTGCCATTTGAAGAAAGTCTGCAGGAGGATTTTAGAGGATGGAATCATCATGTTTTATAATTTTAGAAACATGAATGTAACATGGAAACCTTTCAAATCCAGGCAgctgttttaactcatgtgaaAAGATCCAGATTCAAAGTCGCCCTCTggtgaaaatcaagtttttaaagagttacatttaagccattttaaggcaattttgaaaatgtaattttagaAACAAAGAAGAGATTTAAAGGCAGTGATGAACTTCTGGAGTGGGACTTAAAGAACTGGTCGACACTCTTCATacttgtgtgtatgtacagtgttCTGTTGTTTCTCCTTGATCTGTCACAGAATCAGAAGAAATGTGGATAGTGTTTGAGTTGAGGCGTTACACTTCAGAGCTGCTGAATAAAGAAAGTGACCCGGCTGAAATTATACTTTCTTATAGCTGTGAGTATGTATGTGTCTCATTTTCATAATAAGAGTccttaatatatattataaaatatacaaaaaattgTTTGAGCTACTGGGTGAAAAAAAGACCATTCAACGTTTTGGACTATTTTGCTGTTATTAACAAAATCTCTCAAAATGGTTAAACTACAACGTGGTTATAATTTTAATACTGTTGCAACgtaaacataaataaatcaaccaaaaagcttttaacaaatgtaaaattgCCTGACGGGAAGACAAGTCTAATTTAAAGGGAATATAGCGCAGTGGTGATGTGTCTGAACgcagtgttttcacattttgatttgtcCAAATCTCAAATTACaactttaaatttcattttctttgactCTGAACCTTCTGATGAACACCCTGATGCGGTTTGATTTTATCACGCAGGataaacacaaattcacatgcatctcttttcttttaacaaTATCACAAGATGAGGGAGTCAAAATTGTTCTTCACGTCCGGCAGATTTCTCAAAAAATGTCTCCAACTGTTCGACGATGTCCCATAGATGCAAAGTTTCCCTCTCAGCCCCGTCCAGctgtgaggaggatgatggtgatgtaGCTCAGCGCCGCAGGAGGTCGAAGCCCCCCGCTCGAGCTGACCACAGAAGTGGAGAAGACGGCGTTGCTCTCGTTCCTCGGCACCAGCACGTTACAGATGTTCCCCTCGCAGCAGGACGAGCACACCTGAcaggcgacacacacacattcatgatcTGTGACTTCCCTGAGTGTTAATGCAGTTTAATCCAGAGACTCCACATACCTGGTAGCCATTAACGATGACATCAGTACAGCCAGTATAGAGACAGTCCGCCAGGGTGGCACAGCGCTtggtcacagacacactgtgtCCATTGTGGTCCATCATGTGCAGTGTGGAACAGTATTTGGTCTCTGGAAGACACAGTCCCCCTCTGATAATCAATCGTCTTGTACCATTTCAACCATAAACCATTCGGACAAATTATTTCTTGTGTGATTTTAACTAACCTTTGGGACAGTACACGTCCGGCGCCCAGCGGTTGCACTGGTAGTTATCTGCAGCGTCTCGACACGTGAAGCACTTGAAGCCACCGGGATGAGGTGTAGCTatgggggacacacacacacacacaaacgtgtaATGATGATATTCATATTTCAGTGAACtttactttgaataaaacatgttaatgtgTGAAACAACACATCTATATGGTGTTTGCAAATGTAGCTATAACATATAGACACAATAACTTCACTTGTACGGTAGTGgatgataaaatgataaatatttcaacttATAGAAGCATCACAAAAAAAGTTGGGACAGTCTATGTTTGagtttttgtctgttgtttttcttgacTTCAGATGGTTTGTTGCCGAGGTCCTGGAAAGTGCAGTGTTGTCTGTGAAGTGTTTGTCGAGTTGCCGGCTCTAACTTTAACTCTTAATCACTctacattgttttctttaatcttcatcagtgtgattagTCAGCAACATTAAGTCTGATTAGGAAAACACTAAGCCCAGGGTCTGCCACAAtaacaaaacactgtttactATTCTCATGACCCACGTGACAGACGTTGTCAAGTTCATACAGAAGAGATTTGTTCTGCAGACAGACAGCGGACGTCGGCCGTTGGCTCCGACGCGCTGATCAAACAACGAGATGTTTGGCTTTCCCATTGGCAAGAGTCATATCTGTACTGGGAGTCGGGATGTGTTTCAACAGAGACAGCTCCAGGTCTCGGGGTCAGCAGCTTTTCAATCACAGGACAAAGCCTGTTACTcacgagacacacacacagaactcaGTCTGCTCAGTTCCCAAATCGTTTATCTTGTGTTCCTCTCGGCTATGGAGCCAAATCAGGGCCAATTCTTttcttgaatttaaatttgaattgcAATTATTATTATGGAACTGTTTATTCAAATCTATAGTTACACTGTTTTCACAGTTAGAGCACACATTCTTTTCAGAGTAACATTCTGCTCCTACTCGAGGGATACAGCAGGACGATGTCCTTCATGGTGAAGTCCCGTGACTGGACGGTTTTCAGCCAGTGGGCGATGTTGATCACCAGCAGCACCCAGGCCACAGCTGGCCAGCCCTCCATCATGGGCCCCAAAAAGCTTCATGCACTCAGGCCTGTGAAGGAGTGAGAGGGCGGCATTATCAGCTGATGAATCCATATAAACTCAGTACCTCACAATTTCATTCCCACTTGGAAAATCCACATTTGCTCCTGAAAAAAAAGCTGACAGATGTTGCTCTAGACTTTTATCTGTGCTTTAATAAATAGATGTTAAATGTGAATAACAATACAAGAAAACACCATTCAAAGAGCAAACAGAGCATCACAACAAGAGgcttgaataaagaaaacatagaAGATACAAGGACTGGGTCTGTGATCAGCTGTGTGTGCTGCCCATGCTGTGAGCCTGCTTCATTATTTAAGCGTCAATAGGAACCCCTACTCTTAGCATCCGTCCCCGGATAAGACTAATTGCACGGCAAAGGGCTGGAAGACATTTATTCTAACACTTAACATTATTCTAACATAAACATGAGTTATGATTCAGTCACAAGCCCCTTACATCCTGTTGGAATTCAGCCATTAGCTTGCCAAATATTTTGTGTTCCTCTGTCATGCAATAGGTCGCCCATTAGTTTAGTCAGCATGTTTACTCGTCTGTTATGTGACTCCATCAGAGAAAGGAACTGCAGGTCTAACATATGATAATACATTATGCCTCCCCGTGTAGATGGATAGGACAAGGAcaatctttgtgtgtgtcttgacTCTTTTTGTCActgttaaataatttttttattaacattttctcACATATGATCTACAAATGCTCTCTGTCAAGTCTCATGTTTCATCTGCAGATTAATTCTCGAAGATATTTTCCTGGAAACGTGATCAGTTGAGCTTTTCTGTTCCACTCTGGAGCTAAAATCCTCTTCGTGGATTCACTGAGATGTCAGTCAACGAATTAAACACCAGATGACCTGGTTTCGATCACTGGAGTTGTCTGAGTTCAGATGCCTTTTAACTCAGTGTTGTATAGTTTATGTATTTTGTCCCCAGGCGTTATGGTCGCTGTGTGCTTGtaaatgcttgttttctttGCGTTATCCATGCTCCAATAAACTGATCCAGGTCGTTGAGACTCTGGCTCCTAATGCAGCGTgaagatgcatcgtccatctttattcgCAGTCTGTGTTTCACCACCATCGGTTGTGATATTTCAACTTGCACCTCAGAAGTCGAGTTGCTCTCTGGAAGTTAGACTTAATGACATTATTATTCGGAAGGATTGGGGGAAGTCTTTCAGCCCATGAGCTTAGATTCATTAAAGTCCTACTGCTACTGTATAGCTCATAATGAAATGCTGCACGCTGAAAAGAAAACTCAAGATTAGCTCTCAAACTCTGAGCTGTCGGATAGATGCTCGGCCTTGCCTGGAGTAAACTCCGGTTTGAGTCTGGAGGGCAGGGATTAGGCACAATGGCCCCCTGTTA contains these protein-coding regions:
- the mmadhca gene encoding metabolism of cobalamin associated Da; this translates as MSSSVLCGRGRWILSQAAGRQALAALRVGRTRTFSAASSDEPYISVSPTDSGPRTVWPDENMGPFGPQDQRFQLPGNVGFDCHLEGMADQKKAPVHRTVPDVLTAPSSIERHQFILAQFVSEFQGKLGPLSLRVHKAEQYFTQTDTDCYINSCPELLRKDLELLFPSAPTTSITVVTVTQRSIGCEEPVEEPDKDQLLHRFVSGAKEMCFALWTAGYWADFIDPTTGTAFFASPSSQTQLQTDADLRELGFHIEVSGSCTVIRHIMRGTPLFVGTVFTNAPTYSSAIARLQGLSNILDEDE
- the LOC117775034 gene encoding ly6/PLAUR domain-containing protein 6-like, whose amino-acid sequence is MMEGWPAVAWVLLVINIAHWLKTVQSRDFTMKDIVLLYPSTTPHPGGFKCFTCRDAADNYQCNRWAPDVYCPKETKYCSTLHMMDHNGHSVSVTKRCATLADCLYTGCTDVIVNGYQVCSSCCEGNICNVLVPRNESNAVFSTSVVSSSGGLRPPAALSYITIILLTAGRG